In Osmia lignaria lignaria isolate PbOS001 chromosome 5, iyOsmLign1, whole genome shotgun sequence, a single genomic region encodes these proteins:
- the LOC117604899 gene encoding antitrypsin isoform X6, whose translation MEVIFCNCKVIYNVKITSKDKNLPTHTFHFTAGLKVKKSFLSVCLVLLTMAKAENNTQAFRAVSEGINQFSSSLFQCVLEENHGNIIMSPLSAAVVLAMAAFGARGETEKQLKKALHIPSPDTLGTSGYQSLIDDLNNVKVAKLLLANKVFAAEKFSVKPAYIELTEKYFHSVTQLVNFAKSEEAANTINTWVQQNTNDRIKEIVNPGDLNSMTAMVLVNAVYFKGQWQDKFDPQNTEERPFHVNENTVKNVSTMFRSGSYLYGELSNLNAKFVLLPYKDNELSMIIILPNEINGLAEVEKKLQNTNIMDILYQGHQREVELYLPKFKIESKIELNAPLNKLGLTDMFSSKANFSGIADDDLVVSKVVQKAFIEVNEEGSEAAAATELELVEASKILFAPPPVIMRIDRPWLYLLCINSEEIEAVITLFSGHVTKP comes from the exons ATGGAAGTCATTTTCTGTAATTGTAAAGTGATCTACAAtgtaaaaattacttcaaaAGATAAGAATTTACCTACACATACATTTCACTTTACTGCAGGGTTAAAAG TAAAGAAAAGTTTTTTGAGCGTGTGCCTTGTTCTACTAACAATGGCAAAAGCAGAAAACAACACCCAAGCGTTTCGCGCTGTTTCGGAAggaataaatcaattttcatcCTCCTTATTTCAg tgCGTGCTAGAGGAAAATCATGGTAATATTATAATGTCTCCTCTTAGTGCAGCTGTTGTTCTTGCTATGGCTGCATTTGGAGCTCGTGGTGAAAcagaaaaacaattaaaaaaagcaCTTCATATTCCATCACCAGATACTCTAGGTACATCTGGTTATCAATCACTTATTGATGATCTTAAT AATGTTAAAGTGGCTAAACTTCTTCTTGCTAATAAAGTTTTTGCTGCTGAGAAATTCTCTGTTAAACCAGCTTACATTGAGTTAACAGAGAAGTATTTTCACTCTGTTACTCAACTAGTAAACTTTGCTAAATCTGAAGAAGCTGCCAATACTATTAACACATGGGTTCAACAAAATACAAATGACCGTATTAAAGAAATTGTTAACCCTG gtGATTTGAATTCAATGACAGCAATGGTACTTGTAAATGCAGTATATTTTAAGGGTCAGTGGCAAGATAAATTTGATCCTCAGAATACTGAAGAAAGACCATTCCATGTCAATGAAAATACGGTAAAAAATGTCTCCACAATGTTCAGATCAGGTTCCTATCTATATGGTGAACTTTCAAATTTGAATGCTAAATTCGTCCTATTGCCATACAAG GACAATGAACTGAGTATGATCATAATTCTTCCAAATGAAATCAATGGTTTGGCAGAggttgaaaaaaaattacaaaatacaaatattatggATATCCTATATCAGGGACATCAACGCGAAGTAGAATTGTATCTACCAaagtttaaaattgaaagtaaaataGAGCTGAACGCACCGTTAAATAAG CTGGGCCTAACCGATATGTTTTCTTCAAAAGCCAACTTTTCTGGTATCGCCGATGACGACCTGGTTGTTAGTAAGGTTGTACAAAAGGCTTTTATCGAAGTGAACGAAGAAGGAAGCGAAGCTGCTGCCGCTACTG AGTTAGAACTTGTGGAAGCAAGCAAAATATTATTCGCGCCACCACCTGTGATAATGCGCATCGATCGACCATGGCTATACCTTTTGTGCATAAATTCTGAAGA
- the LOC117604899 gene encoding antitrypsin isoform X2 encodes MEVIFCNCKVIYNVKITSKDKNLPTHTFHFTAGLKVKKSFLSVCLVLLTMAKAENNTQAFRAVSEGINQFSSSLFQCVLEENHGNIIMSPLSAAVVLAMAAFGARGETEKQLKKALHIPSPDTLGTSGYQSLIDDLNNVKVAKLLLANKVFAAEKFSVKPAYIELTEKYFHSVTQLVNFAKSEEAANTINTWVQQNTNDRIKEIVNPGDLNSMTAMVLVNAVYFKGQWQDKFDPQNTEERPFHVNENTVKNVSTMFRSGSYLYGELSNLNAKFVLLPYKDNELSMIIILPNEINGLAEVEKKLQNTNIMDILYQGHQREVELYLPKFKIESKIELNAPLNKLGLTDMFSSKANFSGIADDDLVVSKVVQKAFIEVNEEGSEAAAATAVMFVLTSLSFKPPPLIMRIDRPWLYLLCRTPKTNPGEIQDVITLFSGHVTKP; translated from the exons ATGGAAGTCATTTTCTGTAATTGTAAAGTGATCTACAAtgtaaaaattacttcaaaAGATAAGAATTTACCTACACATACATTTCACTTTACTGCAGGGTTAAAAG TAAAGAAAAGTTTTTTGAGCGTGTGCCTTGTTCTACTAACAATGGCAAAAGCAGAAAACAACACCCAAGCGTTTCGCGCTGTTTCGGAAggaataaatcaattttcatcCTCCTTATTTCAg tgCGTGCTAGAGGAAAATCATGGTAATATTATAATGTCTCCTCTTAGTGCAGCTGTTGTTCTTGCTATGGCTGCATTTGGAGCTCGTGGTGAAAcagaaaaacaattaaaaaaagcaCTTCATATTCCATCACCAGATACTCTAGGTACATCTGGTTATCAATCACTTATTGATGATCTTAAT AATGTTAAAGTGGCTAAACTTCTTCTTGCTAATAAAGTTTTTGCTGCTGAGAAATTCTCTGTTAAACCAGCTTACATTGAGTTAACAGAGAAGTATTTTCACTCTGTTACTCAACTAGTAAACTTTGCTAAATCTGAAGAAGCTGCCAATACTATTAACACATGGGTTCAACAAAATACAAATGACCGTATTAAAGAAATTGTTAACCCTG gtGATTTGAATTCAATGACAGCAATGGTACTTGTAAATGCAGTATATTTTAAGGGTCAGTGGCAAGATAAATTTGATCCTCAGAATACTGAAGAAAGACCATTCCATGTCAATGAAAATACGGTAAAAAATGTCTCCACAATGTTCAGATCAGGTTCCTATCTATATGGTGAACTTTCAAATTTGAATGCTAAATTCGTCCTATTGCCATACAAG GACAATGAACTGAGTATGATCATAATTCTTCCAAATGAAATCAATGGTTTGGCAGAggttgaaaaaaaattacaaaatacaaatattatggATATCCTATATCAGGGACATCAACGCGAAGTAGAATTGTATCTACCAaagtttaaaattgaaagtaaaataGAGCTGAACGCACCGTTAAATAAG CTGGGCCTAACCGATATGTTTTCTTCAAAAGCCAACTTTTCTGGTATCGCCGATGACGACCTGGTTGTTAGTAAGGTTGTACAAAAGGCTTTTATCGAAGTGAACGAAGAAGGAAGCGAAGCTGCTGCCGCTACTG caGTAATGTTTGTTCTAACGAGCCTGTCCTTCAAGCCTCCACCTCTGATAATGCGCATCGATCGACCATGGTTATACCTTTTGTGCAGAACTCCCAAAACCAACCCTGGAGAAATTCAAGATGTTATAACTTTATTTTCTGGACACGTTACTAAACCATAA
- the LOC117604899 gene encoding antichymotrypsin-2 isoform X4 gives MEVIFCNCKVIYNVKITSKDKNLPTHTFHFTAGLKVKKSFLSVCLVLLTMAKAENNTQAFRAVSEGINQFSSSLFQCVLEENHGNIIMSPLSAAVVLAMAAFGARGETEKQLKKALHIPSPDTLGTSGYQSLIDDLNNVKVAKLLLANKVFAAEKFSVKPAYIELTEKYFHSVTQLVNFAKSEEAANTINTWVQQNTNDRIKEIVNPGDLNSMTAMVLVNAVYFKGQWQDKFDPQNTEERPFHVNENTVKNVSTMFRSGSYLYGELSNLNAKFVLLPYKDNELSMIIILPNEINGLAEVEKKLQNTNIMDILYQGHQREVELYLPKFKIESKIELNAPLNKLGLTDMFSSKANFSGIADDDLVVSKVVQKAFIEVNEEGSEAAAATVMFVLTSLSFKPPPLIMRIDRPWLYLLCRTPKTNPGEIQDVITLFSGHVTKP, from the exons ATGGAAGTCATTTTCTGTAATTGTAAAGTGATCTACAAtgtaaaaattacttcaaaAGATAAGAATTTACCTACACATACATTTCACTTTACTGCAGGGTTAAAAG TAAAGAAAAGTTTTTTGAGCGTGTGCCTTGTTCTACTAACAATGGCAAAAGCAGAAAACAACACCCAAGCGTTTCGCGCTGTTTCGGAAggaataaatcaattttcatcCTCCTTATTTCAg tgCGTGCTAGAGGAAAATCATGGTAATATTATAATGTCTCCTCTTAGTGCAGCTGTTGTTCTTGCTATGGCTGCATTTGGAGCTCGTGGTGAAAcagaaaaacaattaaaaaaagcaCTTCATATTCCATCACCAGATACTCTAGGTACATCTGGTTATCAATCACTTATTGATGATCTTAAT AATGTTAAAGTGGCTAAACTTCTTCTTGCTAATAAAGTTTTTGCTGCTGAGAAATTCTCTGTTAAACCAGCTTACATTGAGTTAACAGAGAAGTATTTTCACTCTGTTACTCAACTAGTAAACTTTGCTAAATCTGAAGAAGCTGCCAATACTATTAACACATGGGTTCAACAAAATACAAATGACCGTATTAAAGAAATTGTTAACCCTG gtGATTTGAATTCAATGACAGCAATGGTACTTGTAAATGCAGTATATTTTAAGGGTCAGTGGCAAGATAAATTTGATCCTCAGAATACTGAAGAAAGACCATTCCATGTCAATGAAAATACGGTAAAAAATGTCTCCACAATGTTCAGATCAGGTTCCTATCTATATGGTGAACTTTCAAATTTGAATGCTAAATTCGTCCTATTGCCATACAAG GACAATGAACTGAGTATGATCATAATTCTTCCAAATGAAATCAATGGTTTGGCAGAggttgaaaaaaaattacaaaatacaaatattatggATATCCTATATCAGGGACATCAACGCGAAGTAGAATTGTATCTACCAaagtttaaaattgaaagtaaaataGAGCTGAACGCACCGTTAAATAAG CTGGGCCTAACCGATATGTTTTCTTCAAAAGCCAACTTTTCTGGTATCGCCGATGACGACCTGGTTGTTAGTAAGGTTGTACAAAAGGCTTTTATCGAAGTGAACGAAGAAGGAAGCGAAGCTGCTGCCGCTACTG TAATGTTTGTTCTAACGAGCCTGTCCTTCAAGCCTCCACCTCTGATAATGCGCATCGATCGACCATGGTTATACCTTTTGTGCAGAACTCCCAAAACCAACCCTGGAGAAATTCAAGATGTTATAACTTTATTTTCTGGACACGTTACTAAACCATAA
- the LOC117604899 gene encoding antichymotrypsin-2 isoform X11, translating into MFTVKKSFLSVCLVLLTMAKAENNTQAFRAVSEGINQFSSSLFQCVLEENHGNIIMSPLSAAVVLAMAAFGARGETEKQLKKALHIPSPDTLGTSGYQSLIDDLNNVKVAKLLLANKVFAAEKFSVKPAYIELTEKYFHSVTQLVNFAKSEEAANTINTWVQQNTNDRIKEIVNPGDLNSMTAMVLVNAVYFKGQWQDKFDPQNTEERPFHVNENTVKNVSTMFRSGSYLYGELSNLNAKFVLLPYKDNELSMIIILPNEINGLAEVEKKLQNTNIMDILYQGHQREVELYLPKFKIESKIELNAPLNKLGLTDMFSSKANFSGIADDDLVVSKVVQKAFIEVNEEGSEAAAATGAIMMKLSLEFPVDFTVNRPFYYNIIKITKDDGNKVSSVITLFSGHTAEPKH; encoded by the exons atGTTTACAGTAAAGAAAAGTTTTTTGAGCGTGTGCCTTGTTCTACTAACAATGGCAAAAGCAGAAAACAACACCCAAGCGTTTCGCGCTGTTTCGGAAggaataaatcaattttcatcCTCCTTATTTCAg tgCGTGCTAGAGGAAAATCATGGTAATATTATAATGTCTCCTCTTAGTGCAGCTGTTGTTCTTGCTATGGCTGCATTTGGAGCTCGTGGTGAAAcagaaaaacaattaaaaaaagcaCTTCATATTCCATCACCAGATACTCTAGGTACATCTGGTTATCAATCACTTATTGATGATCTTAAT AATGTTAAAGTGGCTAAACTTCTTCTTGCTAATAAAGTTTTTGCTGCTGAGAAATTCTCTGTTAAACCAGCTTACATTGAGTTAACAGAGAAGTATTTTCACTCTGTTACTCAACTAGTAAACTTTGCTAAATCTGAAGAAGCTGCCAATACTATTAACACATGGGTTCAACAAAATACAAATGACCGTATTAAAGAAATTGTTAACCCTG gtGATTTGAATTCAATGACAGCAATGGTACTTGTAAATGCAGTATATTTTAAGGGTCAGTGGCAAGATAAATTTGATCCTCAGAATACTGAAGAAAGACCATTCCATGTCAATGAAAATACGGTAAAAAATGTCTCCACAATGTTCAGATCAGGTTCCTATCTATATGGTGAACTTTCAAATTTGAATGCTAAATTCGTCCTATTGCCATACAAG GACAATGAACTGAGTATGATCATAATTCTTCCAAATGAAATCAATGGTTTGGCAGAggttgaaaaaaaattacaaaatacaaatattatggATATCCTATATCAGGGACATCAACGCGAAGTAGAATTGTATCTACCAaagtttaaaattgaaagtaaaataGAGCTGAACGCACCGTTAAATAAG CTGGGCCTAACCGATATGTTTTCTTCAAAAGCCAACTTTTCTGGTATCGCCGATGACGACCTGGTTGTTAGTAAGGTTGTACAAAAGGCTTTTATCGAAGTGAACGAAGAAGGAAGCGAAGCTGCTGCCGCTACTG GTGCCATTATGATGAAACTGTCTTTGGAATTTCCAGTGGATTTTACTGTTAACCGTCcattttattacaatatcataaAAATCACAAAAGACGATGGAAACAAAGTATCCTCCGTCATAACATTGTTCAGTGGCCATACTGCCGAACCTAAGCATTAA
- the LOC117604899 gene encoding antichymotrypsin-2 isoform X3, translating into MEVIFCNCKVIYNVKITSKDKNLPTHTFHFTAGLKVKKSFLSVCLVLLTMAKAENNTQAFRAVSEGINQFSSSLFQCVLEENHGNIIMSPLSAAVVLAMAAFGARGETEKQLKKALHIPSPDTLGTSGYQSLIDDLNNVKVAKLLLANKVFAAEKFSVKPAYIELTEKYFHSVTQLVNFAKSEEAANTINTWVQQNTNDRIKEIVNPGDLNSMTAMVLVNAVYFKGQWQDKFDPQNTEERPFHVNENTVKNVSTMFRSGSYLYGELSNLNAKFVLLPYKDNELSMIIILPNEINGLAEVEKKLQNTNIMDILYQGHQREVELYLPKFKIESKIELNAPLNKLGLTDMFSSKANFSGIADDDLVVSKVVQKAFIEVNEEGSEAAAATGAIMMKLSLEFPVDFTVNRPFYYNIIKITKDDGNKVSSVITLFSGHTAEPKH; encoded by the exons ATGGAAGTCATTTTCTGTAATTGTAAAGTGATCTACAAtgtaaaaattacttcaaaAGATAAGAATTTACCTACACATACATTTCACTTTACTGCAGGGTTAAAAG TAAAGAAAAGTTTTTTGAGCGTGTGCCTTGTTCTACTAACAATGGCAAAAGCAGAAAACAACACCCAAGCGTTTCGCGCTGTTTCGGAAggaataaatcaattttcatcCTCCTTATTTCAg tgCGTGCTAGAGGAAAATCATGGTAATATTATAATGTCTCCTCTTAGTGCAGCTGTTGTTCTTGCTATGGCTGCATTTGGAGCTCGTGGTGAAAcagaaaaacaattaaaaaaagcaCTTCATATTCCATCACCAGATACTCTAGGTACATCTGGTTATCAATCACTTATTGATGATCTTAAT AATGTTAAAGTGGCTAAACTTCTTCTTGCTAATAAAGTTTTTGCTGCTGAGAAATTCTCTGTTAAACCAGCTTACATTGAGTTAACAGAGAAGTATTTTCACTCTGTTACTCAACTAGTAAACTTTGCTAAATCTGAAGAAGCTGCCAATACTATTAACACATGGGTTCAACAAAATACAAATGACCGTATTAAAGAAATTGTTAACCCTG gtGATTTGAATTCAATGACAGCAATGGTACTTGTAAATGCAGTATATTTTAAGGGTCAGTGGCAAGATAAATTTGATCCTCAGAATACTGAAGAAAGACCATTCCATGTCAATGAAAATACGGTAAAAAATGTCTCCACAATGTTCAGATCAGGTTCCTATCTATATGGTGAACTTTCAAATTTGAATGCTAAATTCGTCCTATTGCCATACAAG GACAATGAACTGAGTATGATCATAATTCTTCCAAATGAAATCAATGGTTTGGCAGAggttgaaaaaaaattacaaaatacaaatattatggATATCCTATATCAGGGACATCAACGCGAAGTAGAATTGTATCTACCAaagtttaaaattgaaagtaaaataGAGCTGAACGCACCGTTAAATAAG CTGGGCCTAACCGATATGTTTTCTTCAAAAGCCAACTTTTCTGGTATCGCCGATGACGACCTGGTTGTTAGTAAGGTTGTACAAAAGGCTTTTATCGAAGTGAACGAAGAAGGAAGCGAAGCTGCTGCCGCTACTG GTGCCATTATGATGAAACTGTCTTTGGAATTTCCAGTGGATTTTACTGTTAACCGTCcattttattacaatatcataaAAATCACAAAAGACGATGGAAACAAAGTATCCTCCGTCATAACATTGTTCAGTGGCCATACTGCCGAACCTAAGCATTAA
- the LOC117604899 gene encoding serine protease inhibitor 3/4 isoform X10, with the protein MSILKKSFLSVCLVLLTMAKAENNTQAFRAVSEGINQFSSSLFQCVLEENHGNIIMSPLSAAVVLAMAAFGARGETEKQLKKALHIPSPDTLGTSGYQSLIDDLNNVKVAKLLLANKVFAAEKFSVKPAYIELTEKYFHSVTQLVNFAKSEEAANTINTWVQQNTNDRIKEIVNPGDLNSMTAMVLVNAVYFKGQWQDKFDPQNTEERPFHVNENTVKNVSTMFRSGSYLYGELSNLNAKFVLLPYKDNELSMIIILPNEINGLAEVEKKLQNTNIMDILYQGHQREVELYLPKFKIESKIELNAPLNKLGLTDMFSSKANFSGIADDDLVVSKVVQKAFIEVNEEGSEAAAATGVHIEARCMTYGRETMMIDRPFFYNIVKLIDNRETEDREVISIFSGHIHDPSVK; encoded by the exons ATGAGTATAT TAAAGAAAAGTTTTTTGAGCGTGTGCCTTGTTCTACTAACAATGGCAAAAGCAGAAAACAACACCCAAGCGTTTCGCGCTGTTTCGGAAggaataaatcaattttcatcCTCCTTATTTCAg tgCGTGCTAGAGGAAAATCATGGTAATATTATAATGTCTCCTCTTAGTGCAGCTGTTGTTCTTGCTATGGCTGCATTTGGAGCTCGTGGTGAAAcagaaaaacaattaaaaaaagcaCTTCATATTCCATCACCAGATACTCTAGGTACATCTGGTTATCAATCACTTATTGATGATCTTAAT AATGTTAAAGTGGCTAAACTTCTTCTTGCTAATAAAGTTTTTGCTGCTGAGAAATTCTCTGTTAAACCAGCTTACATTGAGTTAACAGAGAAGTATTTTCACTCTGTTACTCAACTAGTAAACTTTGCTAAATCTGAAGAAGCTGCCAATACTATTAACACATGGGTTCAACAAAATACAAATGACCGTATTAAAGAAATTGTTAACCCTG gtGATTTGAATTCAATGACAGCAATGGTACTTGTAAATGCAGTATATTTTAAGGGTCAGTGGCAAGATAAATTTGATCCTCAGAATACTGAAGAAAGACCATTCCATGTCAATGAAAATACGGTAAAAAATGTCTCCACAATGTTCAGATCAGGTTCCTATCTATATGGTGAACTTTCAAATTTGAATGCTAAATTCGTCCTATTGCCATACAAG GACAATGAACTGAGTATGATCATAATTCTTCCAAATGAAATCAATGGTTTGGCAGAggttgaaaaaaaattacaaaatacaaatattatggATATCCTATATCAGGGACATCAACGCGAAGTAGAATTGTATCTACCAaagtttaaaattgaaagtaaaataGAGCTGAACGCACCGTTAAATAAG CTGGGCCTAACCGATATGTTTTCTTCAAAAGCCAACTTTTCTGGTATCGCCGATGACGACCTGGTTGTTAGTAAGGTTGTACAAAAGGCTTTTATCGAAGTGAACGAAGAAGGAAGCGAAGCTGCTGCCGCTACTG GAGTACATATCGAAGCACGATGTATGACATACGGCAGGGAAACGATGATGATTGACCGTCCATTTTTCTATAATATCGtcaaattaattgataatcgAGAAACCGAAGATAGAGaagttatttctatattttctggACATATTCACGATCCCAGTGTTAAATAA
- the LOC117604899 gene encoding serine protease inhibitor 3/4 isoform X12 — MVKKSFLSVCLVLLTMAKAENNTQAFRAVSEGINQFSSSLFQCVLEENHGNIIMSPLSAAVVLAMAAFGARGETEKQLKKALHIPSPDTLGTSGYQSLIDDLNNVKVAKLLLANKVFAAEKFSVKPAYIELTEKYFHSVTQLVNFAKSEEAANTINTWVQQNTNDRIKEIVNPGDLNSMTAMVLVNAVYFKGQWQDKFDPQNTEERPFHVNENTVKNVSTMFRSGSYLYGELSNLNAKFVLLPYKDNELSMIIILPNEINGLAEVEKKLQNTNIMDILYQGHQREVELYLPKFKIESKIELNAPLNKLGLTDMFSSKANFSGIADDDLVVSKVVQKAFIEVNEEGSEAAAATGVHIEARCMTYGRETMMIDRPFFYNIVKLIDNRETEDREVISIFSGHIHDPSVK; from the exons ATGG TAAAGAAAAGTTTTTTGAGCGTGTGCCTTGTTCTACTAACAATGGCAAAAGCAGAAAACAACACCCAAGCGTTTCGCGCTGTTTCGGAAggaataaatcaattttcatcCTCCTTATTTCAg tgCGTGCTAGAGGAAAATCATGGTAATATTATAATGTCTCCTCTTAGTGCAGCTGTTGTTCTTGCTATGGCTGCATTTGGAGCTCGTGGTGAAAcagaaaaacaattaaaaaaagcaCTTCATATTCCATCACCAGATACTCTAGGTACATCTGGTTATCAATCACTTATTGATGATCTTAAT AATGTTAAAGTGGCTAAACTTCTTCTTGCTAATAAAGTTTTTGCTGCTGAGAAATTCTCTGTTAAACCAGCTTACATTGAGTTAACAGAGAAGTATTTTCACTCTGTTACTCAACTAGTAAACTTTGCTAAATCTGAAGAAGCTGCCAATACTATTAACACATGGGTTCAACAAAATACAAATGACCGTATTAAAGAAATTGTTAACCCTG gtGATTTGAATTCAATGACAGCAATGGTACTTGTAAATGCAGTATATTTTAAGGGTCAGTGGCAAGATAAATTTGATCCTCAGAATACTGAAGAAAGACCATTCCATGTCAATGAAAATACGGTAAAAAATGTCTCCACAATGTTCAGATCAGGTTCCTATCTATATGGTGAACTTTCAAATTTGAATGCTAAATTCGTCCTATTGCCATACAAG GACAATGAACTGAGTATGATCATAATTCTTCCAAATGAAATCAATGGTTTGGCAGAggttgaaaaaaaattacaaaatacaaatattatggATATCCTATATCAGGGACATCAACGCGAAGTAGAATTGTATCTACCAaagtttaaaattgaaagtaaaataGAGCTGAACGCACCGTTAAATAAG CTGGGCCTAACCGATATGTTTTCTTCAAAAGCCAACTTTTCTGGTATCGCCGATGACGACCTGGTTGTTAGTAAGGTTGTACAAAAGGCTTTTATCGAAGTGAACGAAGAAGGAAGCGAAGCTGCTGCCGCTACTG GAGTACATATCGAAGCACGATGTATGACATACGGCAGGGAAACGATGATGATTGACCGTCCATTTTTCTATAATATCGtcaaattaattgataatcgAGAAACCGAAGATAGAGaagttatttctatattttctggACATATTCACGATCCCAGTGTTAAATAA
- the LOC117604899 gene encoding serine protease inhibitor 3/4 isoform X1, with protein MEVIFCNCKVIYNVKITSKDKNLPTHTFHFTAGLKVKKSFLSVCLVLLTMAKAENNTQAFRAVSEGINQFSSSLFQCVLEENHGNIIMSPLSAAVVLAMAAFGARGETEKQLKKALHIPSPDTLGTSGYQSLIDDLNNVKVAKLLLANKVFAAEKFSVKPAYIELTEKYFHSVTQLVNFAKSEEAANTINTWVQQNTNDRIKEIVNPGDLNSMTAMVLVNAVYFKGQWQDKFDPQNTEERPFHVNENTVKNVSTMFRSGSYLYGELSNLNAKFVLLPYKDNELSMIIILPNEINGLAEVEKKLQNTNIMDILYQGHQREVELYLPKFKIESKIELNAPLNKLGLTDMFSSKANFSGIADDDLVVSKVVQKAFIEVNEEGSEAAAATGVHIEARCMTYGRETMMIDRPFFYNIVKLIDNRETEDREVISIFSGHIHDPSVK; from the exons ATGGAAGTCATTTTCTGTAATTGTAAAGTGATCTACAAtgtaaaaattacttcaaaAGATAAGAATTTACCTACACATACATTTCACTTTACTGCAGGGTTAAAAG TAAAGAAAAGTTTTTTGAGCGTGTGCCTTGTTCTACTAACAATGGCAAAAGCAGAAAACAACACCCAAGCGTTTCGCGCTGTTTCGGAAggaataaatcaattttcatcCTCCTTATTTCAg tgCGTGCTAGAGGAAAATCATGGTAATATTATAATGTCTCCTCTTAGTGCAGCTGTTGTTCTTGCTATGGCTGCATTTGGAGCTCGTGGTGAAAcagaaaaacaattaaaaaaagcaCTTCATATTCCATCACCAGATACTCTAGGTACATCTGGTTATCAATCACTTATTGATGATCTTAAT AATGTTAAAGTGGCTAAACTTCTTCTTGCTAATAAAGTTTTTGCTGCTGAGAAATTCTCTGTTAAACCAGCTTACATTGAGTTAACAGAGAAGTATTTTCACTCTGTTACTCAACTAGTAAACTTTGCTAAATCTGAAGAAGCTGCCAATACTATTAACACATGGGTTCAACAAAATACAAATGACCGTATTAAAGAAATTGTTAACCCTG gtGATTTGAATTCAATGACAGCAATGGTACTTGTAAATGCAGTATATTTTAAGGGTCAGTGGCAAGATAAATTTGATCCTCAGAATACTGAAGAAAGACCATTCCATGTCAATGAAAATACGGTAAAAAATGTCTCCACAATGTTCAGATCAGGTTCCTATCTATATGGTGAACTTTCAAATTTGAATGCTAAATTCGTCCTATTGCCATACAAG GACAATGAACTGAGTATGATCATAATTCTTCCAAATGAAATCAATGGTTTGGCAGAggttgaaaaaaaattacaaaatacaaatattatggATATCCTATATCAGGGACATCAACGCGAAGTAGAATTGTATCTACCAaagtttaaaattgaaagtaaaataGAGCTGAACGCACCGTTAAATAAG CTGGGCCTAACCGATATGTTTTCTTCAAAAGCCAACTTTTCTGGTATCGCCGATGACGACCTGGTTGTTAGTAAGGTTGTACAAAAGGCTTTTATCGAAGTGAACGAAGAAGGAAGCGAAGCTGCTGCCGCTACTG GAGTACATATCGAAGCACGATGTATGACATACGGCAGGGAAACGATGATGATTGACCGTCCATTTTTCTATAATATCGtcaaattaattgataatcgAGAAACCGAAGATAGAGaagttatttctatattttctggACATATTCACGATCCCAGTGTTAAATAA